The sequence TTTCAATCCTCTAAAATGATCACGATTCGCGGCGGATGACCATGGCGGTGGTTACACCGCCTCCGCCGCAGATGGCAGCAATGCAATGGGTTTTTCCGAGGCGTTTGAGGGCATAGTAGCCTGTAACAAGGATCCTGGCTCCGCTGATGCCAGTCGGATGACCGAGTGCAATGGCCCCACCGTGAACATTCAATTTCGAGGGATCCCACTTAAGTACGTTCTGGTTGGCCAGGACCTGGATGGCGAAGGCTTCGTTCACTTCAATAATATCCATGTCGGCCAGGGTCATCCCGGCTTTTTTCAGGGCAGCGGGGATGGAATAGGCAGGGCCTTCGCCCATGGTGGAGGGCTCAACGGCCTCCTGGGCATAAGAAACGATGGAAAAAAGTGGTTTAACGCCGAGTTCTGCTGCTTTCTTACGATGTGTGACTGCCAGGGTAACAGCGCCATCGCTCAACCCGCAGGCATTTCCCGCGGTGACAGTGCCGTCTTTACGGAAAGCCGGTTTTATACTTGCCATTTTCTCCTGGTTCACATCATAACGTATTGTCTCATCTTTGTCGAAAATGAACGACGGTGTTTTACCTGCGGCAGGAATTTCGATGGGCACGATTTCCTCGTCAAACCATCCGTTTTTCTGAGCTGCTGCAGCCTTCAGGTGGCTTTCCACGGCAAAGGCATCTTGTGCTTCCCTGGGGATCTTGTATTTATCATAAAGATTTTCAGCAGTTTCGCCCATTCCCTGGCCGATCAGCGGATCGATACTGTCGCTCCAGCCATCTTCGAGGGTCTTGTTTCCCATCTTAAATCCGTCCCAGCGAGCGCCTTTCAGCAGGTAAGGTATGGAGCTCATGCTGTCGAATCCGCCGGCAATGACCATTTCCACATCTCCCGACATGATTCCCTGGGCAGCCAGGGCAACAGAACGCATTCCTGAAGGGCAGGCCATATTAAGCGTGATAGCCGGGACTGAGGGGGAAACGCCACCTCTCACTGCAGCACTCCTGGCAGGGTTAGGGCCATTACCCGCCTGGCGGCAGCTTCCCAGGATCACGTCATCGATCTGATTCCCCTGGAAGTTAGCCCTTCGCATGGCATCTCTGACGGCGACGGCACCAAGGTCCCAGGATGGAATATTTTTCAGTGTACCGCCAAACTTGCCCATGGCAGTGCGGCAGGCAGAGATAACTACGATATCTTTCAGTTCCATATTTTTAATTTAATTCCAAATTTCAAATTTCAAATTTCAAATTTCAAATGTATTGTCCGCCATCCACTTTGATCACTTCACCGGTGATATGACGGGCCAAGTCTGTGCATAAAAAAGCCACCAGGTTTGCAACATCTTCAGGCTGACCGATCCGTTTCAGAACGATATCTTCCAGGGCCGCCGAACGTACGCTTTCATCAGCGTTTTTCATCATGTCGGTTTCGATAAGGCCCGGGGCGA comes from Bacteroidales bacterium and encodes:
- a CDS encoding thiolase family protein, with amino-acid sequence MELKDIVVISACRTAMGKFGGTLKNIPSWDLGAVAVRDAMRRANFQGNQIDDVILGSCRQAGNGPNPARSAAVRGGVSPSVPAITLNMACPSGMRSVALAAQGIMSGDVEMVIAGGFDSMSSIPYLLKGARWDGFKMGNKTLEDGWSDSIDPLIGQGMGETAENLYDKYKIPREAQDAFAVESHLKAAAAQKNGWFDEEIVPIEIPAAGKTPSFIFDKDETIRYDVNQEKMASIKPAFRKDGTVTAGNACGLSDGAVTLAVTHRKKAAELGVKPLFSIVSYAQEAVEPSTMGEGPAYSIPAALKKAGMTLADMDIIEVNEAFAIQVLANQNVLKWDPSKLNVHGGAIALGHPTGISGARILVTGYYALKRLGKTHCIAAICGGGGVTTAMVIRRES